A region from the Colius striatus isolate bColStr4 chromosome 12, bColStr4.1.hap1, whole genome shotgun sequence genome encodes:
- the TBL1XR1 gene encoding F-box-like/WD repeat-containing protein TBL1XR1 isoform X1 — protein sequence MSISSDEVNFLVYRYLQESGFSHSAFTFGIESHISQSNINGALVPPAALISIIQKGLQYVEAEVSINEDGTLFDGRPIESLSLIDAVMPDVVQTRQQAYRDKLAQQQAAAAAAAAATNQQGSAKNGENTANGEENGAHTIANNHTDMMEVDGDVEIPPNKAVVLRGHESEVFICAWNPVSDLLASGSGDSTARIWNLSENSTSGSTQLVLRHCIREGGQDVPSNKDVTSLDWNSEGTLLATGSYDGFARIWTKDGNLASTLGQHKGPIFALKWNKKGNFILSAGVDKTTIIWDAHTGEAKQQFPFHSAPALDVDWQSNNTFASCSTDMCIHVCKLGQDRPIKTFQGHTNEVNAIKWDPTGNLLASCSDDMTLKIWSMKQDSCVHDLQAHNKEIYTIKWSPTGPGTNNPNANLMLASASFDSTVRLWDVDRGICIHTLTKHQEPVYSVAFSPDGRYLASGSFDKCVHIWNTQTGALVHSYRGTGGIFEVCWNAAGDKVGASASDGSVCVLDLRK from the exons ATGAGTATAAGCAGTGATGAGGTTAACTTCCTGGTATATAGATACTTGCAAGAGTCCG GGTTTTCCCATTCAGCATTTACCTTTGGTATAGAGAGCCATATCAGCCAATCTAATATAAACGGTGCTCTGGTGCCACCAGCTGCTTTGATTTCCATCATCCAGAAAGGTCTGCAGTATGTAGAGGCAGAAGTCAGTATTAATGAG GATGGTACCTTGTTTGATGGTAGGCCGATAGAGTCTCTCTCACTGATAGATGCAGTAATGCCTGATGTGGTACAGACAAGACAACAAGCCTACAGAGATAAACTTGCACaacagcaggcagcagctgctgcagccgcAGCTGCCACTAACCAACAGGGATCTGcgaaaaatggagaaaacacTGCAAATGGAGAAGAGAATGGAGCACATACTATAGCAA ATAATCACACAGATATGATGGAAGTAGATGGAGATGTTGAAATCCCTCCCAACAAGGCAGTGGTGCTGCGTGGCCATGAATCTGAAGTATTCATCTGTGCCTGGAATCCCGTTAGTGACCTTTTGGCTTCAGG ATCTGGAGATTCAACAGCACGGATATGGAACCTCAGTGAGAACAGCACAAGTGGCTCTACACAGCTGGTACTTCGGCACTGTATACGAGAGGGAGGGCAGGATGTGCCCAGCAACAAGGATGTGACATCACTGGATTGGAAC AGTGAAGGTACACTTCTAGCAACCGGATCTTACGATGGCTTTGCAAGGATATGGACTAAAGATG GTAATCTTGCCAGCACCTTAGGGCAGCATAAAGGTCCTATATTTGCGTTAAAATGGAACAAGAAAGGAAACTTCATTTTAAGTGCAGGAGTGGACAAG ACCACAATTATTTGGGATGCCCACACTGGTGAAGCCAAGCaacagtttccttttcattctg caccAGCATTAGATGTTGATTGGCAGAGTAACAACACGTTTGCCTCTTGCAGTACAGACATGTGTATTCACGTCTGTAAACTAGGACAGGATAGGCCCATCAAAACCTTCCAGGGTCACACA AATGAAGTAAACGCAATCAAATGGGATCCAACTGGTAATCTCCTGGCATCCTGCTCTGAtgatatgactctgaag ATCTGGAGTATGAAACAAGACAGTTGTGTCCATGATTTACAAGCACACAACAAAGAAATTTATACTATCAAATGGAGTCCTACAGGACCAGGAACAAATAATCCCAATGCCAATCTTATGTTAGCAAG TGCATCCTTTGATTCTACTGTTAGATTATGGGATGTAGACAGAGGAATTTGTATTCATACTCTGACAAAACATCAAGAACCTGTGTACAGTGTAGCTTTCAGTCCTGATGGCAGGTACCTGGCCAGTGGCTCCTTTGATAAATGTGTACACATCTGGAATACACAG ACAGGTGCCCTAGTTCACAGTTATCGGGGAACAGGAGGGATTTTTGAGGTTTGCTGGAACGCAGCGGGAGACAAAGTTGGAGCGAGTGCTTCAGATGGTTCA
- the TBL1XR1 gene encoding F-box-like/WD repeat-containing protein TBL1XR1 isoform X2 gives MSISSDEVNFLVYRYLQESGFSHSAFTFGIESHISQSNINGALVPPAALISIIQKGLQYVEAEVSINEDGTLFDGRPIESLSLIDAVMPDVVQTRQQAYRDKLAQQQAAAAAAAAATNQQGSAKNGENTANGEENGAHTIANNHTDMMEVDGDVEIPPNKAVVLRGHESEVFICAWNPVSDLLASGSGDSTARIWNLSENSTSGSTQLVLRHCIREGGQDVPSNKDVTSLDWNSEGTLLATGSYDGFARIWTKDGNLASTLGQHKGPIFALKWNKKGNFILSAGVDKTTIIWDAHTGEAKQQFPFHSAPALDVDWQSNNTFASCSTDMCIHVCKLGQDRPIKTFQGHTNEVNAIKWDPTGNLLASCSDDMTLKIWSMKQDSCVHDLQAHNKEIYTIKWSPTGPGTNNPNANLMLASASFDSTVRLWDVDRGICIHTLTKHQEPVYSVAFSPDGRYLASGSFDKCVHIWNTQV, from the exons ATGAGTATAAGCAGTGATGAGGTTAACTTCCTGGTATATAGATACTTGCAAGAGTCCG GGTTTTCCCATTCAGCATTTACCTTTGGTATAGAGAGCCATATCAGCCAATCTAATATAAACGGTGCTCTGGTGCCACCAGCTGCTTTGATTTCCATCATCCAGAAAGGTCTGCAGTATGTAGAGGCAGAAGTCAGTATTAATGAG GATGGTACCTTGTTTGATGGTAGGCCGATAGAGTCTCTCTCACTGATAGATGCAGTAATGCCTGATGTGGTACAGACAAGACAACAAGCCTACAGAGATAAACTTGCACaacagcaggcagcagctgctgcagccgcAGCTGCCACTAACCAACAGGGATCTGcgaaaaatggagaaaacacTGCAAATGGAGAAGAGAATGGAGCACATACTATAGCAA ATAATCACACAGATATGATGGAAGTAGATGGAGATGTTGAAATCCCTCCCAACAAGGCAGTGGTGCTGCGTGGCCATGAATCTGAAGTATTCATCTGTGCCTGGAATCCCGTTAGTGACCTTTTGGCTTCAGG ATCTGGAGATTCAACAGCACGGATATGGAACCTCAGTGAGAACAGCACAAGTGGCTCTACACAGCTGGTACTTCGGCACTGTATACGAGAGGGAGGGCAGGATGTGCCCAGCAACAAGGATGTGACATCACTGGATTGGAAC AGTGAAGGTACACTTCTAGCAACCGGATCTTACGATGGCTTTGCAAGGATATGGACTAAAGATG GTAATCTTGCCAGCACCTTAGGGCAGCATAAAGGTCCTATATTTGCGTTAAAATGGAACAAGAAAGGAAACTTCATTTTAAGTGCAGGAGTGGACAAG ACCACAATTATTTGGGATGCCCACACTGGTGAAGCCAAGCaacagtttccttttcattctg caccAGCATTAGATGTTGATTGGCAGAGTAACAACACGTTTGCCTCTTGCAGTACAGACATGTGTATTCACGTCTGTAAACTAGGACAGGATAGGCCCATCAAAACCTTCCAGGGTCACACA AATGAAGTAAACGCAATCAAATGGGATCCAACTGGTAATCTCCTGGCATCCTGCTCTGAtgatatgactctgaag ATCTGGAGTATGAAACAAGACAGTTGTGTCCATGATTTACAAGCACACAACAAAGAAATTTATACTATCAAATGGAGTCCTACAGGACCAGGAACAAATAATCCCAATGCCAATCTTATGTTAGCAAG TGCATCCTTTGATTCTACTGTTAGATTATGGGATGTAGACAGAGGAATTTGTATTCATACTCTGACAAAACATCAAGAACCTGTGTACAGTGTAGCTTTCAGTCCTGATGGCAGGTACCTGGCCAGTGGCTCCTTTGATAAATGTGTACACATCTGGAATACACAGGTATAG